Genomic segment of Streptomyces sp. NA02950:
CGCGCACCAGCACCGGCAGTGTCAGCTCGTAGAACAGACCGGCGGCGCGTACGGTCTCGGTCGGATGGATCTCGAGCGAGGCCCGCTTCGAGCTGAAGTCGGCCGCGCTGCGCAGTGTTTCCTCGCTCGGTTCGATGCGCTGCCGGAGACCGGACCGGGCACCGCGGCCGAGGTCGTGCAACAGCAGCTCAACCTGCCTGGCCAGCAGCGCGCTCAACGTCGCCTCGCTGACCAGGGGACTGTCGGCCGATATCAGCCGCTCGAAGAATTGATCAGTGATTCTCGCCCGCACTTCTTGAGATAAGTCGGACGCTCCCATACGCCAATCCGCTGCGCTGGACACCATAGCCACTCCCCCGCTTCGTCGCCTAGCAGCGCATTCGCCATGCTATGTGCGGCCCAGTCTAGCGCCGCCGGGTTTGCGTCTGACAGTGTTCGCGCCTGTCCGGCGGATCATGAGCGGTGTCGCGGCCGGATCGCTGCGACGGTGACGGTGGCGTGGGAGTCCCCGTCCCGGAGGGCGGCTGTCGAGCGTAGCGGTCCCAAGGCCCCCGCAGGCTGCCCCTCTCCGCATGGGACCCCGACCCGGGGGAGGGGGCGACACGGTTGCACTCCGCCGGGAGCCGTCCTTGAGGTCCGCGAAGACGTCTGGGGACGTGATATCAGGAAACCGTCCCGGCTGCCCGGGGATTCACCCACCTTAAAGGTGTTGTTCTCGCACCCATGAACATGAAGGAGGAACTGGGGATATTGTTCCCGCGGCAAGTGCGTCACCGGCGTGGGACTTTCCCGAGAGGAGGGTCGGCGATGAGACGCAACCTCACAACGGCGACCAGCGCTCCGGCGCCTATAGGTATGACTGGCCAATACACGGGCCCGTTCCCGAAGGCCGCGCACACGATGAGTACCGCTATCTCCGCCAGACCGACGAGGAATCCGGACCAGAAGGCTCCGAGCCGGTCCTCCCGCGTGAGCCGAACCCCGTTGCTCCTGCTCGTCATGTACGTCCGCGCGGACACGGCCAGCGCGATCAGGTAGGCCATGATCGGCGGATACAGCACGAACAGTGTCCCGTCCAGCGCCGCGACGTGCCAGCCGGGCCACACGTCGCGCTCCCCGATCTCCACGACCCGCCCGTGCCACAGTCCCACCTCGACCTGCTGGCCTCTCGTGAGCTCATGCATGGCGTCGTACCCGACATCGTCGACGGTCTTCAGCTCCTTGCCCAATCGCAGTTCGACCGCGTAGGTGTGGGAGGTGAACGGCCTTTCGCCGCCGTCCTGACCGCCGCCCGTTTGTCCGGACCTCGTGTGGGATGCCGTGTCCACCACGACGGCCCACGTCTTCCGCAATGACCCGGCTGACCGCGCGTGTGCGATGGCGGTCTCCTGGTAGGTGCGTCCGGCGAGCAGGAGAACCAAGACCGTCACGGCGAGGTGGAACACCGCGCGGCCGATGCGTCCGCCCACACGCTTGACTGCACTGGTCTCCAAGAGGCCCCCGGGATCCGGCACATCGACAGACAGGTGAGATGCCCCTGCGCGTGAAGCCGTACACGCCTCGGGGAGTGCGGTGCCCAGCTCGAAAACCAGTGGAGCAGCGCCGCTGTGCGCCATTACCGTGCTGCCGGACCAAGTCGTCTGGTCAAGGACGTGCCGTTGTACACCGTGTGAGACCTCCCGAGCGCTGATTCGTCGCGCGTCGCGCATATGCGCCGCGCTGCTTTTTGCTGCGGACTTCTCACTGAAACCGGTGTACCTTCTGTGCTCAAAACCTGGGTGGTCATGCCCACCTGCCTGCCCCTCGTTCTCCGCCGTTGCCACATGTGCGCGTCCGAACGCTTCCGGGCAAACGGTAAATTCCGCGTCAACGCCAACCACAAGCTCATCGACGCCTGGCTCCTGGCGCTCTGTACCACTTGCGGAGAAACCACAAAGCTCACGGTCCTGGAGCGGATGAACGTGCGCTCCATACGACCCGAGCTGTTGGACCGGATGCATGACAACGACCCTGGCCTGACAGCCGAGCTGCTCCAGGATCCGGTCGTGCGGCGCCGTAATCGCATCGCCCTCGACTGGGACAACGCCTGGTGCCTCGACACCGTCGGACCGGCTCACCTGGACCGCGAGGTGATCGATGTCTCGGTCCGCTTCGCGGCGCGGATCCCCGTCCGGCCGGTGCGACTGATCGCTGAAGGCTGCGGTCTCTCGCGGGCCGAGGTCGAGAGACTGATCACGGAGGGGAAGCTCGTTTCGGCAGTCCGGCTGAGCGGCAAGCTCTCCGGCGACTTCACCTTCACGCTCAAGCGCTGAGCCCTTCCCTCGGGACCGGGACCTGTCCGGCAAGACCCGCCGGACAGGCCCGGGCCGGGGTGCGTCGCGCTCCGCACCCTCGCAGGCTCGAACGAGACGGCCGTGCCTCCTCTCGTGATGCCAACGGCGCCAAGGCGTCCGATGCGGATATCCGGTTTCTCCTTCACGCCCGTACGAGATCGCGGCACCATGAAGGTGTGAGAAGAAGAACGCGCGTTGTGGTGGGGGCCGTTGCCGTCGTCTGCGCCGTGATGTCGGTGGGGCTGGTGGTGTTGGTCGTCGTCAGGGATCTGAACACCGCAGGACAGGCAGCGGGCATTGTGGGGAGCGTGGCCAGCCTGGCGGCACTCGTGCTTGCCCTTTACGCTCTCCACCACCCCCCGGCCGCGCCCGTTCCCGGAACGGGGGACGATGCCGGGGCCCAGTCCTCGACCGGGCCGCGCTCAGTCGTCACCGGCGGCAGCATCGGCCGGGCCGTCACAGGGGACAACAACCGTCTCTCCGGATCCGCGCCCGAACCGCCTGAACCGCACACACCGTCCGTGCCGCCGGGGCAGAGCGGGAGCGGCGGCGACGAGGGTGCGCCCGCGCCCGGAACGCCAGGCGTCCCGCGAGCGGGAGAACGTGCCGTCAGCGCGGGAGGCGACATCGGTGAGGTCGTCACCGGGGACGGAAACACTCTCGCATGACTCCCGGTCTGCCATGGCCGAGAAAGAACACCACCTCCGCCGGCCCGCACCAGGCGTCCGACTCCCCGCCCGGCACGGCACAGACGAGTGGGCGAACCGGGGCGCTCGGCCGGTCCTCGGTGTCCGGGTACGAGGACACAACAGGGACCGGCCGGTCAGCCGAAAACGTGCCGAAGAGCGGTGAGCGGTCGGTCATCATCGGGGGCGATGCCGGCACCGTCGTCACCGGCGACGGCAACACGGTCAT
This window contains:
- a CDS encoding DUF1062 domain-containing protein translates to MLKTWVVMPTCLPLVLRRCHMCASERFRANGKFRVNANHKLIDAWLLALCTTCGETTKLTVLERMNVRSIRPELLDRMHDNDPGLTAELLQDPVVRRRNRIALDWDNAWCLDTVGPAHLDREVIDVSVRFAARIPVRPVRLIAEGCGLSRAEVERLITEGKLVSAVRLSGKLSGDFTFTLKR